One region of Monomorium pharaonis isolate MP-MQ-018 chromosome 11, ASM1337386v2, whole genome shotgun sequence genomic DNA includes:
- the LOC105837949 gene encoding MICAL-like protein 1 isoform X2 encodes MRRDPCAACGLPVFLAEKLLIARAPYHRTCFRCARCCNQLTPGNYYETEEGQYCCETCPDEEEETDSARHGYAETAMSHAAEREKSRPLSDEEKTERKGVLENAAVPDLISHTSQMRKSFMTSQLLSEKLDDSVAKDTRDITIDSDREKTKSRIGSAFPDDDENEEEDEENDDDEEEEEEEEESRSSVTDSPEESNIERYNVHSALNSLNIRSDEDQRSTAISFHDIGGKKRSEEDTKESPGRAGERANPETKLSLVQMRLQMFEARDKRDHVDGTDRNKQRSPVVQGDSWDLSPDVVLPVNEEETKRPEKRLEEDSIIKNINCTDSFENVGKQQKENSKITSSEQSEENFSKDIVWANNEESLDKGNPLESSSKVKSIERQKESFAKIEDERIESNKINEECCFKNIVGSSVLTAKGINLSDNEDYPEDLNPFKSDEEGNVVEDKLRTVINSSRDNKVSTNPFDSEDEDVEEPEPPRPAARSKQENQETSVTKRVLAAPQINLNPFWSDDEEEHGSDEERRDRTPPGNLPVPKPRTIKTTPDASVVSRRVDLDRGGVYASNSSLTSSESTTTPGGTYKKKKPAPQPPVAKELFPTNQRESPTLKSYNSTSVYQDSSSRTTLRTRKTKPAPPPPMPTSTPSKISIGTPSFDESPIIKLRSDDRSLNMWEDQKTNKDEANRNRQSLSSVSCTDTSSYTSYVDKSVQGKWKRKKGPAPPRPIPHKRKIKVISMKDVKLELDEIELQQQGLERQGVRLEQLIRDKCESGPRTDDSSLDAEVEELVLELFALVNEKNELFRRQAELMLLRRQQRLEEEHVEVEYQIRCLMCQPEATKTDFEKQREETLIQRLVEIVERRNEIVECLEMDRRREVEEDRSINKHMGLFAARNKNGLSGKDNDSSNVGKTKKGKKEKKEMKEKKLKKTTKKDADKDVDETEVKLKRHGKRRWF; translated from the exons ATGCGGAGGGATCCGTGCGCCGCATGCGGGCTGCCGGTCTTCCTGGCTGAGAAGCTGCTGATAGCGCGCGCTCCTTATCACCGTACCTGCTTCCGGTGCGCCCGCTGCTGCAATCAGCTGACACCGGGCAACTACTACGAAACCGAGGAGGGCCAGTACTGCTGCGAGACGTGTCcggacgaggaggaggagaccGATAGCGCGCGCCACGGATACGCCGAAACGGCGATGTCACATGCGGCGGAAAGGGAGAAGTCGAGGCCGCTCAGTGACGAGGAGAAAACAGAGAGAAAg GGTGTACTGGAGAACGCCGCGGTGCCCGATTTGATCTCCCATACGTCGCAAATGCGCAAGAGCTTTATGACCAGCCAGCTTCTTTCCGAGAAGCTTGACGATTCTGTCGCGAAGGACACGAGAGACATCACGATCGATTCGGATcgtgaaaaaacaaaaagcagGATCGGCTCGGCATTCCCAGACGACGACGAGAACGAGGAGGAGGATGAGGagaatgatgatgatgaggaggaagaagaggaggaggaggaatcCCGTAGCTCCGTGACGGATTCCCCGGAGGAGTCCAACATTGAGCGATATAATGTACATAGCGCGTTAAATAGCTTAAACATTAGGAGCGACGAGGATCAGCGATCGACTGCCATTTCATTCCATGACATAGGAGGTAAGAAGAGAAGTGAGGAGGATACCAAAGAGTCGCCAGGACGCGCCGGTGAACGAGCCAATCCCGAAACGAAATTATCGTTAGTTCAGATGAGACTCCAAATGTTTGAGGCTCGGGACAAAAGGGATCACGTCGATGGGACGGATCGAAACAAGCAAAGAAGTCCAGTGGTTCAGGGTGACTCCTGGGACCTATCACCGGACGTCGTTCTTCCAGTGAATGAGGAAGAAACAAAACGTCCGGAAAAGAGGCTCGAGGAAGActcgataattaaaaatattaattgtacagACAGCTTTGAGAATGTCGGTAAAcagcaaaaagaaaattcgaAAATCACTAGTAGCGAACAAAGCGAGGAAAACTTTTCAAAAGACATTGTATGGGCGAATAACGAAGAGAGTCTCGATAAAGGTAACCCGCTCGAGAGTAGCTCGAAAGTCAAAAGTATCGAAAGACAGAAGGAAAGCTTCGCGAAGATCGAGGACGAACGAATCGAAAGCAATAAGATTAATGAGGAGTGTTGTTTCAAGAATATCGTGGGTAGCAGCGTGCTGACCGCGAAAGGCATCAATTTAAGTGACAACGAAGATTATCCGGAGGACCTGAATCCCTTCAAGAGCGACGAGGAAGGCAACGTTGTGGAGGATAAACTACGGACTGTGATAAACAGCTCTAGAGACAACAAAGTATCGACCAATCCATTTGACAGCGAGGACGAGGACGTCGAGGAACCGGAACCGCCGAGGCCAGCGGCGAGGAGTAAACAGGAGAATCAGGAAACATCCGTGACGAAGCGGGTCCTGGCTGCACCGCAAATTAATCTCAATCCATTCTGGAGCGACGACGAAGAGGAGCACGGTAGCGACGAGGAAAGACGAGACAGAACGCCGCCTGGAAATCTACCTGTACCGAAACCGCGTACTATCAA GACCACTCCCGACGCAAGTGTCGTGTCACGGAGAGTCGATTTAGATCGTGGAGGCGTATACGCGTCCAACAGTTCCTTAACTAGTTCTGAATCAACCACAACTCCTGGTGGGacgtacaaaaagaaaaaacctGCACCGCAGCCACCAGTTGCAAAAGAACTGTTTCCGACTAATCAGCGCGAATCGCCTACACTTAAATCGTATAACAGCACATCAGTCTATCAA GATTCATCGTCTCGTACAACTCTACGAACTCGAAAAACCAAACCGGCTCCTCCACCGCCAATGCCAACCAGCACGCCTAGCAAGATATCGATCGGTACGCCAAGTTTCGATGAATCTCCCATAATCAAGCTTCGCAGCGATGACCGTAGTTTGAACATGTGGGAGGATCAGAAGACAAACAAAGACGAGGCGAATCGAAACAGGCAGAGCTTGAGCAGCGTTTCGTGCACCGACACTTCCTCTTATACGTCTTATGTCGATAAAAGCGTGCAAGGAAAATGGAAGAGGAAAAAGGGACCCGCTCCACCGCGACCAATTCCACATAAGAGAAAG ATCAAAGTGATATCTATGAAAGACGTGAAATTAGAATTAGATGAAATAGAATTACAACAACAAGGTTTAGAAAGGCAAGGTGTACGATTGGAACAGTTGATACGAGATAAATGCGAATCTGGACCTAGAACAGATG ACTCGTCGCTTGATGCAGAAGTGGAAGAACTGGTTTTAGAGTTATTCGCATTAGTGAACGAAAAAAATGAACTGTTCAGGAGACAAGCCgaattaatgttattacggagACAACAAAGATTAGAGGAAGAACATGTTGAAGTGGAATATCAAATACGATGTCTCATGTGCCAACCAGAAGCTACTAAAACAGACTTTGAAAAACAGAGGGAAGAAACATTGATACAAAG attAGTAGAAATTGTAGAAAGAAGAAACGAAATTGTCGAATGCTTAGAGATGGATCGTCGAAGAGAGGTAGAAGAAGATAGGAGCATAAATAAGCATATGGGTTTATTTGCTG CGAGGAACAAGAACGGGCTGTCAGGTAAAGATAATGATTCTTCTAACGTGGGGAAAacgaaaaaaggaaaaaaagagaagaaagagatgaaagaaaagaaattgaaaaagactACAAAAAAGGATGCCGATAAGGATGTGGATGAGACTGAGGTAAAACTCAAACGCCATGGCAAAAGAAGATGGTTTTGA
- the LOC105837952 gene encoding protein-lysine N-methyltransferase EEF2KMT, which translates to MSYDTCIVNYLTKQFLCCTALIKMNFMASDEHEICNLNLEVQKQILDNTINSDLIKRYPIKGSYQKAFLKLLMQKIEEGGNEIHDDLYTAYCKLLSLPDDESVHYRHFLIENGMLNCITLKESTNLISEGTTGLCSWQGAVVLSQWCIENRGQFCGKNVLELGCGVGLTGMSVISVCTPKQYIFSDCHPIVLDMLCENVKLNFLSNERCQLLNASEAMLKLQLQIKHEQTNVQVIDLRWEDIEKYLSECLSQPDIIIAADILYESNSFGSLTSGLKRLLTLNNYAIFAATVRNEDTISQFLEHLVNYDLAFEECSLPKRIMLIQSIDVPVRILRIFQKI; encoded by the exons ATGAGTTACGATACTTgcattgtaaattatttgacaAAGCAGTTTCTCTGCTGTACTgcgttaattaaaatgaattttatg GCATCAGATGAACACGAAATTTGTAATCTCAATTTAGAGGTCCAAAAGCAAATTTTggataatacaataaatagtgATTTGATCAAACGATATCCGATAAAAGGCTCATATCAGAAAGCATTTTTGAAATTACTTATGCAAAag ATTGAGGAAGGTGGTAATGAAATTCACGATGATTTATACACAGCATATTGTAAACTGTTATCATTGCCAGATGATGAGTCTGTGCATTATCGGCATTTCTTGATAGAAAATGGAATGTTAaattgcatcactttgaaggaGAGCACCAACTTAATCTCCGAAGGTACTACAGGCTTGTGTAGCTGGCAG GGTGCTGTAGTGTTGAGTCAATGGTGCATAGAAAACAGAGGACAGTTTTgtggaaaaaatgtattagaaCTTGGCTGTGGAGTTGGTTTGACTGGGATGAGCGTAATTAGCGTATGTACTCCGAAGCAATACATTTTCTCCGATTGTCATCCAATAGTATTAGATATGCTTTGTGAGAATGTAAAACTCAATTTCTTATCAAACGAGAGATGCCAACTATTAAATGCATCTGAGGCAATGTTGAAATtacaattgcaaataaaacaCGAACAAACCAATGTTCAAGTGATAGACTTAAGATGGGAGGATATTGAAAAATACCTATCAGAATGTTTGTCACAGCCTGACATAATCATTGCTGCCGATATTCTGTACGAAAGCAATTCGTTCGGCTCGTTGACGTCGGGATTAAAGCGTCtcttaacattaaataattatgctaTTTTCGCCGCAACAGTTCGCAATGAGGACACTATTTCACAGTTTTTGGAGCATTTAG taaattacGATCTTGCTTTTGAAGAATGCAGTTTACCAAAACGAATTATGTTGATACAATCGATTGATGTTCCTGTTCGAATATTGAGGATTTTTCAGAAGATTTGA
- the LOC105829943 gene encoding uncharacterized protein LOC105829943, protein MADAGLSLDDIIKKSKSLGMRGRGGIRRGISRGARANGSVRGRGSQVITDARFKIIQKNREKLTDARDKLAEIAKQSDARLKLDKLRASHYKKLDTLAGISRKTGRNGRLSLSTNKVPHLMQHVLPPSIPPNNYISPPTRAVGYRPPLAEPHYLGDMSMDYTDDYLTDSSSLRRTVSNEYAPTPPPPPPVFSINPISPYTWVKSRNTNVTRVPARKLELEKERERQRDYKLAARSAMVKTVSPPYKEDWSFGMKSRTIVAEEAADSKYYDSRNLREVGVKSRLESSAANKARTMGVLSRPKTSSSSSSTQSNGYRIVVSNLQANVTQEDIKELFEDVGELLVSRLVRPGTAEVIYKTLKDATKAVETYHNRQLDGHPMKCLLVNPRPKNNPTGPAVRSITESRRSISSSYVQPSLGAVHRALFDDS, encoded by the exons ATGGCCGATGCAGGCCTCAGCctagatgatataattaaaaagtcgaAATCACTGGGAATGAGGGGCAGAGGAGG AATACGCAGGGGCATCAGCAGAGGGGCACGAGCGAACGGTTCTGTGAGAGGACGTGGCAGCCAGGTGATCACGGATGCACGCTTCAAGATAATACAGAAGAACCGGGAGAAGCTGACTGATGCCAGGGACAAGCTCGCTGAGATAGCGAAGCAGAGCGACGCACGGCTCAAGCTGGACAAGCTTCGCGCGTCTCATTACAAGAAGTTGGACACGCTCGCGGGAATCTCACGCAAGACCGGCCGGAATGGCAGGCTCTCGCTGTCTACGAACAAAGTGCCACACTTGATGCAGCATGTGCTACCGCCGAGTATACCAccaaacaattatatatcgcCTCCAACAAGAGCGGTCGGGTATAGACCACCTCTTGCCGAACCCCATTACTTAGGAGATATGAGTATGGATTATACTGATG ATTATCTGACGGATTCTTCTTCGTTGAGGAGGACTGTGAGTAATGAATATGCACCAACACCTCCACCTCCACCTCCTGTATTCAGCATTAATCCGATTTCTCCTTACACTTGGGTCAAGTCCAGGAACACTAATGTAACTAGGGTTCCAGCTCGAAAGTTGGAACTAGAGAAGGAACGGGAAAGGCAAAGAGATTATAAACTTGCTGCACGCTCTGCGATG GTGAAAACTGTTTCACCTCCTTATAAGGAAGATTGGAGTTTTGGCATGAAGTCAAG AACAATTGTAGCAGAGGAAGCAGCCGATTCCAAGTACTACGATTCGAGAAATCTTCGAGAAGTAGGAGTTAAATCGCGTCTCGAATCTTCTGCTGCGAACAAGGCGAGAACGATGGGCGTTTTGTCGCGGCCGAAGACAAGTTCCAGTTCATCATCGACGCAATCGAACGGCTATCGAATTGTAGTATCCAACTTACAAGCTAATGTCACACAAGAAGATATCAAG GAATTATTCGAAGACGTCGGGGAGTTGCTCGTATCGAGACTAGTACGTCCAGGTACAGCagaagtaatttataaaacactgAAAGACGCGACTAAGGCAGTTGAAACTTATCACAATCGACAATTAGATGGTCATCCAATGAAATGTCTTCTCGTTAATCCACGACCAAAAAATAATCCAACTGGGCCAGCCGTCCGATCTATCACTGA GTCGAGACGTAGTATCAGCTCGAGTTATGTACAACCAAGTTTAGGAGCGGTGCATCGCGCATTATTCGACGATTCTTAA